From the Ferrigenium kumadai genome, one window contains:
- a CDS encoding efflux RND transporter permease subunit: MGISGRIAKLFLHSQMTPLLALVAVLLGLFAVSVTPREEEPQINVTMANVLIPYPGASAKDVAQTVATPAEQVLAQIAGVDHVYSVSQPGMAVITVQFKVGEEHVPSLVKLYDVVHSHADWLPPTLGVAPPIIKAKGIDDVPVVALTLWRKQETGGGVELTQVAHAIEAELKRVPGTREVSTLGATQRMVRVLLNPENLNAYRLTMQDVRAALQSADVSQNSGNLVQDNREVLVQTGSFLSDANEVRQLVIGVADGKPVFLRDVAEVQDGADQPGSYVWFGTGPAAEDKQIKAKGEFTAVTVAVTKKPGANAVEIADRLMSRVNELKGSVIPDDVQVSVTRNYGETANDKAMKLIQKLLFATVAVVALVWFAMGRREALVVGIAVLLTLAATLFASWAYGFTLNRVSLFALIFSIGILVDDAIVVVENIHRRRAMAEHQPLSEIIPEAVDEVGSPTILATFTVIAALLPMAFVSGLMGPYMSPIPINASMGMLISLAVAFIITPWLVYRFAGAQHEAVHNEQNTKINRFFRERLGPFLNGEHGKKARRKLWLGILAALMLAVSLAVVKLVVLKMLPFDNKSEFQVVVDMPSGAALEQTSAVLHEIGDYLATVPEVTDYQAYAGTASPINFNGLVRQYYLRSAAEQGDIQVNLRDKHHRDRSSHEIATGVLEPIQKIANNWGAKVKIVEVPPGPPVMSPIVAEIYGPDYQGARQVASKVREQFGKTEGIVGIDDTVTESAPKLLLHVLQSKAALLGVSPHDIVDVIGMALTGRDVASLHDEQAKYAPPLRIGLPAEKRSRIDDVLKLKVRARDGVLVPLSEVVQVVPAQRDYPIYHKDLLPVVYVFGDMAGKLDSPLYGMFDINGETGGMMLAQGGELESYFFRQPSDPYAGYALKWDGEWQVTFETFRDMGIAYGVGLILIYLLVVAQFKSYLVPLIIMAPIPLTIIGVMPGHALFGAQFTATSMIGMIALAGIIVRNSILLVDFVNLQLRDGADLQHAVINAAGARAKPILLTGLAAMLGALFILDDPIFNGLALSLIFGILVSTLLTLVVIPVLYYATLYRKFR; encoded by the coding sequence ATGGGTATCTCGGGGCGTATCGCCAAGCTGTTCCTGCATTCGCAGATGACGCCGCTGCTGGCGCTGGTTGCCGTGCTGCTGGGCTTGTTCGCGGTGTCGGTGACCCCGCGCGAGGAAGAGCCGCAGATCAATGTGACCATGGCGAACGTGCTGATCCCGTATCCCGGCGCATCGGCAAAAGACGTCGCGCAGACCGTGGCGACGCCGGCCGAGCAAGTGCTGGCGCAGATCGCTGGGGTGGATCACGTCTACTCCGTGTCGCAGCCCGGCATGGCAGTCATCACCGTACAGTTCAAGGTGGGCGAGGAGCACGTGCCCTCGCTGGTCAAGCTTTACGATGTGGTGCATTCCCACGCCGACTGGCTCCCCCCCACCCTGGGAGTGGCGCCGCCCATCATCAAGGCCAAGGGCATCGACGATGTGCCGGTGGTTGCGCTGACGCTGTGGCGCAAGCAGGAAACGGGCGGTGGCGTCGAGCTGACTCAGGTGGCGCATGCCATCGAAGCGGAGCTGAAGCGCGTACCGGGCACGCGCGAAGTGAGCACGCTTGGTGCGACACAACGCATGGTGCGCGTGCTGCTGAATCCTGAGAATCTGAACGCGTACCGGCTGACCATGCAGGATGTCCGTGCCGCTCTGCAGTCCGCCGATGTATCGCAGAATTCCGGCAATCTGGTGCAGGACAACCGCGAGGTGCTGGTGCAGACCGGCAGCTTCCTGAGCGACGCGAACGAGGTGCGACAGCTGGTGATCGGCGTGGCCGACGGCAAGCCCGTGTTCCTGCGCGACGTCGCCGAAGTGCAGGATGGCGCCGACCAGCCGGGCAGCTACGTGTGGTTCGGCACTGGACCTGCCGCGGAAGACAAACAGATCAAGGCCAAGGGCGAATTTACCGCCGTGACGGTGGCCGTGACCAAGAAGCCGGGCGCGAATGCGGTGGAGATCGCCGATCGGCTGATGTCCCGCGTGAACGAGCTGAAAGGCAGCGTCATCCCGGATGACGTGCAAGTCAGTGTGACACGCAACTACGGCGAGACCGCGAACGACAAGGCGATGAAGCTGATCCAGAAGCTGCTGTTCGCCACCGTGGCGGTGGTCGCGCTGGTGTGGTTCGCCATGGGGCGGCGCGAGGCACTGGTGGTGGGTATCGCGGTGTTGCTGACGCTGGCGGCCACGTTGTTCGCTTCCTGGGCCTATGGCTTCACGCTGAACCGCGTATCGCTGTTCGCCCTGATCTTCTCCATCGGTATCCTGGTGGATGACGCCATCGTGGTGGTTGAGAATATTCACCGCCGCCGCGCCATGGCCGAGCACCAGCCGTTGTCCGAGATCATCCCCGAAGCGGTGGACGAGGTCGGCAGTCCGACCATACTGGCCACGTTCACGGTTATTGCCGCGCTGTTGCCGATGGCCTTCGTCAGCGGCCTGATGGGGCCGTACATGAGCCCGATCCCGATCAACGCGAGCATGGGCATGCTGATCTCGCTTGCGGTGGCATTCATCATCACCCCGTGGCTCGTGTACCGCTTCGCCGGTGCGCAGCATGAGGCCGTTCACAATGAGCAGAACACCAAAATCAACCGCTTCTTCCGTGAGCGGCTCGGCCCCTTCCTGAACGGCGAGCACGGCAAGAAGGCGCGCCGCAAGCTGTGGCTCGGCATCCTCGCCGCGCTGATGCTTGCGGTATCGCTGGCGGTGGTGAAGCTGGTGGTGCTGAAGATGCTGCCGTTCGACAACAAATCCGAATTCCAGGTCGTGGTCGACATGCCGAGCGGTGCCGCGCTGGAGCAGACCAGTGCCGTGCTGCACGAGATCGGCGACTACTTGGCGACCGTGCCGGAAGTGACCGACTACCAAGCCTACGCAGGCACGGCGTCGCCAATCAACTTCAACGGCCTGGTGCGCCAGTACTACCTGCGCAGCGCCGCCGAACAGGGCGACATCCAGGTGAACCTGCGCGACAAGCACCATCGCGACCGCAGCAGCCACGAAATCGCCACCGGCGTGCTCGAGCCGATCCAGAAGATCGCGAACAACTGGGGCGCGAAGGTGAAGATCGTCGAAGTGCCGCCCGGCCCCCCGGTAATGTCGCCCATCGTGGCCGAGATCTACGGGCCGGACTACCAGGGCGCACGCCAGGTCGCGAGCAAGGTGCGGGAGCAGTTCGGCAAGACCGAAGGCATCGTCGGCATCGACGACACCGTCACCGAGTCGGCTCCCAAGCTGCTGCTGCATGTGCTGCAAAGCAAGGCGGCGCTGCTGGGCGTGTCACCGCATGACATCGTGGATGTGATCGGGATGGCGCTGACGGGCCGGGATGTCGCCTCGCTGCACGACGAACAGGCGAAGTATGCGCCCCCCCTGCGTATCGGACTCCCTGCCGAAAAACGCAGCCGGATCGACGACGTGCTGAAACTCAAGGTGCGCGCACGCGACGGCGTGCTGGTGCCGCTGTCCGAGGTGGTGCAGGTGGTTCCCGCGCAGCGCGACTACCCGATCTACCACAAGGACCTGCTGCCGGTGGTGTATGTGTTCGGCGACATGGCGGGCAAGCTGGATAGCCCGCTGTACGGCATGTTCGACATCAACGGCGAGACCGGCGGCATGATGCTGGCGCAGGGCGGCGAACTGGAGAGCTATTTCTTCAGGCAGCCCAGTGATCCTTATGCCGGCTACGCGCTGAAGTGGGACGGCGAATGGCAGGTGACATTCGAGACTTTCCGCGACATGGGCATCGCGTACGGCGTGGGACTGATCCTGATCTATCTGCTGGTGGTGGCGCAGTTCAAGTCGTATCTCGTGCCGCTCATCATCATGGCGCCCATACCTCTCACCATCATCGGCGTGATGCCGGGACATGCGTTGTTCGGTGCACAGTTCACCGCGACTTCGATGATCGGCATGATCGCGCTGGCCGGCATCATCGTGCGCAACTCCATCCTGTTGGTGGACTTTGTCAATCTGCAGCTCCGTGATGGCGCGGACCTGCAGCATGCGGTGATCAACGCGGCCGGCGCGCGTGCCAAACCCATCCTGCTCACCGGGCTGGCGGCTATGCTGGGAGCGCTGTTCATCCTCGATGACCCGATCTTCAACGGGCTGGCGCTATCCCTGATCTTCGGCATTCTCGTATCCACTTTGCTGACGCTGGTGGTGATTCCGGTGCTGTACTACGCTACTTTGTACCGTAAATTCCGGTAA